The following proteins come from a genomic window of Bacteroidota bacterium:
- a CDS encoding RNA polymerase sigma factor, with amino-acid sequence MQKVTLAEEELVALLKQGGREGYDYLYKHYSATLYGIVLRILPHEDQARDALQDTFIKIWKNISQYDATKGRLYTWMANVARNVAIDTLRSKAHQNFQKNQNIEDSVHTLDTLNSNQPKVELIGVRDLVKELKKDQRELINLVYFGGYTQEEAAKEIGIPLGTVKTRIRAAMLTLRNIFTQKEQYN; translated from the coding sequence GTGCAAAAAGTAACCCTAGCCGAAGAAGAATTGGTAGCCCTGCTAAAACAGGGAGGCCGCGAGGGTTACGATTATTTGTACAAGCACTATTCAGCCACACTCTACGGTATTGTTTTGCGTATTTTGCCTCACGAGGACCAAGCCCGCGATGCCCTGCAAGATACTTTTATTAAAATTTGGAAAAACATTAGTCAGTACGATGCCACTAAGGGCCGCCTCTATACCTGGATGGCCAATGTAGCACGCAATGTGGCTATCGATACGCTAAGGAGCAAGGCACATCAGAACTTCCAAAAAAACCAAAACATCGAAGACTCCGTACATACACTCGACACACTTAATAGCAACCAACCCAAGGTGGAGCTGATAGGAGTGAGGGACTTAGTAAAAGAACTCAAAAAAGACCAACGCGAACTTATTAACTTAGTTTACTTCGGAGGCTATACGCAAGAAGAAGCCGCTAAAGAAATAGGCATTCCCTTGGGCACCGTCAAAACCCGTATACGGGCAGCCATGCTCACTTTGCGAAACATATTTACACAAAAAGAACAATACAATTGA